In Salinarimonas sp., a genomic segment contains:
- a CDS encoding phytoene desaturase — protein sequence MTPPPRVGAPASFGDRPTEKPHAVVIGSGFGGLAAAVRLGARGWRVTVLEKLDQPGGRARVFREGGYTFDAGPTLITAPHLFSELWEICGRRMEDDVAVRPLDPFYTIRFHDGETFRYSGDTEAMKAEIARFRPEDVAGYERFMAVSEEICRVGFEELGHVPFGSVGDMLKVAPDLIRLGAWRSVYGLVAKHLQDERLRTVFSFHPLLIGGNPFSASAIYALIHHLEKRWGVHYAVGGINRLVSGIVGLIEGQGGSVRLNAPVSHILLDGRRTTGVRLESGETLPADIVVSNADSTATYAGLLPEGVKTRWGPPRQRLARWSMGLFVWYFGTKRRYDDVGHHTIMLGPRYRELLDDIFRRKVLADDFSLYLHRPSASDPSVAPEGCDAFYVLSPVPNLIGETDWRETAEVYRRKIMRHLSETVLPGLEDEIVVSRMLTPREFETDYASVHGAGFGLEPVMWQSAWFRPHNRAEDIANLYLVGAGTHPGAGMPGVLSTARVLDRVVPDAADFARDHARA from the coding sequence TTGACACCTCCCCCGCGCGTCGGCGCGCCGGCTTCGTTCGGCGACCGTCCGACCGAAAAGCCCCATGCGGTCGTGATCGGCTCCGGCTTCGGCGGCCTCGCGGCGGCCGTGCGCCTCGGCGCGCGCGGCTGGCGCGTGACCGTGCTGGAGAAGCTCGATCAGCCCGGCGGCCGCGCCCGCGTCTTCCGCGAGGGCGGCTACACCTTCGACGCCGGCCCGACGCTGATCACCGCGCCGCACCTGTTCTCCGAATTGTGGGAAATCTGCGGGCGGCGGATGGAGGACGACGTCGCGGTCCGCCCGCTCGACCCGTTCTACACGATCCGCTTCCACGACGGCGAGACCTTCCGCTACAGCGGCGACACCGAGGCGATGAAGGCCGAGATCGCCCGCTTCCGCCCGGAGGACGTCGCGGGCTACGAGCGCTTCATGGCGGTCTCCGAGGAGATCTGCCGGGTCGGCTTCGAGGAGCTCGGCCACGTGCCCTTCGGCTCGGTCGGGGACATGCTGAAGGTCGCCCCCGACTTGATTCGGCTCGGCGCCTGGCGCTCGGTCTACGGGCTCGTGGCGAAGCACCTGCAAGACGAGCGGCTGCGCACCGTGTTCAGCTTCCACCCGCTGCTGATCGGCGGCAACCCGTTCTCGGCGAGCGCCATCTACGCCCTGATCCACCATCTCGAGAAGCGCTGGGGCGTGCACTACGCGGTCGGCGGCATCAACCGGCTCGTCTCCGGCATCGTCGGGCTGATCGAAGGGCAGGGCGGGTCGGTGCGGCTGAACGCGCCGGTCTCGCACATCCTGCTCGACGGACGCCGCACGACGGGGGTGCGGCTCGAGAGCGGCGAGACGCTTCCCGCCGACATCGTGGTCTCGAACGCCGATTCGACGGCGACCTATGCAGGCCTCCTGCCCGAGGGCGTGAAGACGCGCTGGGGGCCGCCGCGCCAGCGGCTCGCGCGATGGTCCATGGGATTGTTCGTCTGGTATTTCGGCACGAAGCGCCGCTACGACGATGTCGGCCACCACACGATCATGCTGGGCCCGCGCTACCGCGAGCTCCTCGACGACATCTTCCGCCGCAAGGTGCTGGCCGACGACTTCTCGCTCTACCTGCACCGCCCCTCGGCCTCCGACCCCTCCGTGGCGCCGGAGGGGTGCGACGCCTTCTACGTGCTCTCGCCGGTACCGAACCTGATCGGCGAGACGGATTGGCGTGAGACGGCGGAGGTTTATCGGCGAAAGATCATGCGCCACCTGAGCGAGACCGTGCTCCCCGGGCTCGAGGACGAGATCGTCGTCTCCCGCATGCTCACCCCCCGCGAGTTCGAGACGGACTACGCCTCCGTTCACGGCGCCGGCTTCGGTCTGGAGCCCGTGATGTGGCAGTCGGCCTGGTTCCGCCCGCACAATCGCGCCGAGGACATCGCCAACCTCTACCTCGTCGGCGCGGGCACCCATCCCGGCGCCGGCATGCCGGGCGTACTCTCCACCGCCCGCGTCCTCGACCGCGTCGTGCCCGACGCCGCAGACTTCGCGAGGGACCATGCGCGCGCCTGA
- a CDS encoding alpha/beta hydrolase — translation MTTIDLTPAVSGERRETRRRAGRLSYYVAGEGAPLLLIHSINAAASAFEMRPVHERMKGQRRVYTLDLPGYGFSDRSERTYDIRLFTNAVLDMVDVIREAHGPRAIDALALSLSCEFLARAAREAPDAFASLGFVTPTGFAKGAHRKRGAPESSLQIPGMARFLHAPWGKGLYRLLTSERSIRYFLQRTFGRKDVPEEMVAYDWRSTRQPGAERAPFAFLSGKLFARDVRDLYEDLDLPVYVLHGTKGDFKDFSEANWAIARKNWLFSAFDTGALVHWEKPEEFVGAYERFLAESAGIRAAAS, via the coding sequence GTGACGACGATCGACCTCACGCCGGCGGTGTCCGGCGAGCGCCGCGAGACCCGCCGCCGGGCCGGCCGCCTGTCCTATTACGTGGCCGGGGAGGGCGCGCCGCTGCTGCTGATCCACTCGATCAACGCCGCCGCCTCCGCCTTCGAGATGCGCCCGGTCCACGAGCGGATGAAGGGGCAGCGCCGGGTCTACACGCTCGATCTGCCTGGCTACGGTTTCTCGGACCGCTCGGAGCGGACCTACGACATCCGCCTCTTCACCAACGCCGTGCTCGACATGGTCGACGTGATTCGCGAGGCGCACGGGCCGCGTGCCATCGATGCGCTGGCGCTGTCGCTCTCCTGCGAGTTCCTCGCCCGCGCCGCCCGCGAGGCGCCGGACGCCTTCGCCTCGCTCGGCTTCGTCACGCCCACCGGCTTCGCCAAGGGCGCGCACCGCAAGCGCGGTGCGCCCGAATCGTCGCTGCAGATCCCCGGCATGGCGCGATTCCTCCACGCGCCGTGGGGCAAGGGGCTCTACCGGCTCCTCACCTCCGAGAGGTCGATCCGCTACTTCCTGCAGCGCACCTTCGGCCGCAAGGACGTGCCGGAGGAGATGGTCGCCTACGACTGGCGCTCGACGCGTCAGCCCGGCGCCGAGCGCGCGCCCTTCGCCTTCCTGTCGGGCAAGCTCTTCGCACGGGACGTGCGCGACCTCTACGAGGACCTCGACCTGCCGGTCTACGTGCTCCACGGCACCAAGGGCGACTTCAAGGACTTCTCGGAGGCGAACTGGGCGATCGCCCGCAAGAACTGGCTGTTCTCGGCCTTCGACACCGGCGCGCTCGTCCATTGGGAGAAGCCGGAGGAGTTCGTCGGAGCCTACGAGCGCTTCCTCGCGGAAAGCGCGGGCATACGGGCTGCTGCGAGCTGA
- a CDS encoding DUF1127 domain-containing protein, with amino-acid sequence MSTMCLDCAPARTSVPVVRQRPALGARLLARLASVPAMLAREIRIRRAARMLEEMPDNLLSDIGLSRADIDHALRNGRPWRDAEREDRR; translated from the coding sequence ATGTCCACGATGTGCCTCGATTGCGCCCCGGCCCGCACCAGCGTCCCCGTCGTCCGCCAGCGCCCGGCGCTCGGCGCGCGGCTCCTCGCCCGCCTGGCGTCCGTGCCGGCGATGCTGGCGCGCGAGATCCGCATCCGGCGCGCCGCGCGGATGCTGGAGGAGATGCCGGACAACCTCCTGTCCGATATTGGCCTGTCGCGCGCCGACATCGACCACGCGCTGCGCAACGGCCGACCGTGGCGCGACGCAGAGCGGGAGGACCGGCGCTGA
- a CDS encoding LysR family transcriptional regulator, protein MPRNLDTALLRAFVAVAETGGMTAAGQALNLTQAAVSQQIKRLEESFDTLLFERDRRGLALTPQGERLLGLAKRLLRLNDEIWAEMTAPLETGEIRLGIPYDLVPGYMPDVLKSYGRCCPRVKISLSVQPSKAIRAALDRGEVDIGIVEESATDPAGETLMIDRLVWVGARGGDAHAQRPVPISVGSETCSIRAPTLAALRAAEIDWRAITEISNVDALNATVFSDLAVTAMLSCAIPPGLEILPPDSGLPALPPQVVSLYLRRDHGSRAVDEIARVIREAFARRRPAIAA, encoded by the coding sequence ATGCCCCGCAATCTCGACACCGCGCTCCTGCGCGCCTTCGTCGCCGTCGCGGAAACCGGCGGCATGACCGCGGCCGGACAAGCGCTCAACCTGACCCAGGCCGCCGTGAGCCAGCAGATCAAGCGGCTGGAGGAGAGCTTCGACACGCTGCTGTTCGAGCGCGACCGCCGCGGCCTCGCGTTGACGCCGCAGGGCGAGCGGCTGCTCGGCCTCGCAAAGCGGCTGCTCAGGCTCAACGACGAGATCTGGGCCGAGATGACCGCGCCGCTCGAGACGGGCGAGATCCGGCTCGGGATCCCGTACGACCTCGTGCCGGGCTACATGCCGGACGTCCTGAAGAGCTACGGCCGCTGCTGCCCGCGGGTGAAGATCTCGCTCTCGGTCCAGCCCTCGAAGGCGATCCGGGCGGCGCTCGACCGTGGCGAGGTCGATATCGGCATCGTCGAGGAATCCGCCACGGACCCGGCCGGCGAGACCCTGATGATCGATCGCCTCGTCTGGGTCGGCGCGCGCGGCGGCGACGCGCACGCGCAGCGGCCGGTGCCCATCTCGGTGGGATCCGAGACGTGCTCGATCCGCGCTCCGACGCTCGCGGCGCTCCGCGCGGCCGAGATCGACTGGCGCGCCATCACCGAGATCTCGAACGTGGACGCGCTGAACGCCACCGTCTTCAGCGATCTCGCGGTCACGGCGATGCTGTCCTGCGCCATTCCGCCCGGGCTCGAGATCCTGCCGCCCGATTCGGGCCTCCCGGCCCTGCCGCCGCAGGTCGTGAGCCTCTATCTGCGCCGCGACCACGGCTCGCGAGCGGTGGACGAGATCGCCCGGGTGATTCGCGAGGCCTTCGCCCGTCGCCGTCCGGCTATCGCGGCCTGA
- a CDS encoding DUF3008 family protein — translation MPAKSKKQQMAAGAALSAKRGEKKKSELKGASKSMVDSMSETELEKMAHADRKDLPERASKD, via the coding sequence ATGCCCGCCAAGTCCAAGAAGCAGCAGATGGCCGCCGGCGCGGCTCTCTCCGCCAAGCGCGGCGAGAAGAAGAAATCCGAGCTCAAGGGCGCATCGAAGTCGATGGTCGATTCGATGAGCGAGACGGAGCTCGAGAAGATGGCGCACGCCGATCGGAAGGACCTGCCGGAGCGCGCCTCGAAGGATTGA
- the bchI gene encoding magnesium chelatase ATPase subunit I translates to MRQVYPFSAIVGQDEMKRALEITAVDQSVGGVLVFGDRGTGKSTAVRALAGLLPPMKVVEGCPYNCDPAESRAKSRAACPHCASREADGGTVAVAEVPVPVVDLPLGATEDRVVGALDLERAITKGEKAFEAGLLARAHRGFLYIDEVNLLEDHLVDLLLDVAASGENVVEREGLSVRHPAKFVLVGSGNPEEGELRPQLLDRFGLSLDVKTPDDVKARVEIVRRRDAFERDPDAFVASYADDDARLRERIATARRRLPETNVSEEALEAAARLCMALGTDGLRGEITLIRAARAHAALEGERDVGLEALRAVAPLALRHRLRRNPLDDAGSGVRVERALAEVMPPEAVAS, encoded by the coding sequence ATGCGTCAGGTCTACCCGTTCTCGGCGATCGTCGGCCAGGACGAGATGAAGCGCGCGCTCGAGATCACCGCGGTCGACCAGTCGGTCGGCGGCGTGCTCGTCTTCGGAGACCGCGGCACCGGCAAGTCCACGGCGGTGCGCGCGCTGGCGGGCCTGCTGCCGCCGATGAAGGTGGTCGAGGGCTGCCCCTACAATTGCGATCCGGCCGAGTCCCGCGCCAAGTCCCGCGCCGCCTGCCCGCATTGCGCCTCGCGCGAGGCGGACGGCGGGACGGTCGCCGTCGCCGAGGTCCCCGTCCCGGTCGTCGACCTGCCGCTCGGCGCGACCGAGGACCGGGTGGTGGGCGCGCTCGACCTGGAGCGCGCCATCACCAAGGGCGAGAAGGCCTTCGAGGCGGGGCTCCTCGCCCGCGCCCATCGCGGCTTTCTCTACATCGACGAGGTGAACCTGCTGGAGGACCACCTGGTCGACCTCCTGCTCGACGTCGCCGCCTCGGGCGAGAACGTGGTCGAGCGCGAGGGCCTCTCGGTGCGCCATCCGGCGAAGTTCGTGCTCGTCGGCTCCGGCAACCCGGAAGAGGGCGAATTGCGCCCGCAGCTCCTCGACCGCTTCGGCCTTTCGCTGGACGTGAAGACGCCGGACGACGTGAAGGCCCGCGTCGAGATCGTGCGCCGGCGCGACGCCTTCGAGCGCGACCCGGACGCCTTCGTCGCCTCCTACGCGGACGACGACGCGCGCCTGCGCGAGCGCATCGCCACGGCCCGCCGGCGCCTGCCCGAGACGAACGTCTCCGAGGAGGCGCTGGAGGCGGCCGCGCGGCTGTGCATGGCGCTGGGCACCGACGGGCTGCGCGGGGAGATCACCTTGATCCGCGCCGCGCGGGCGCACGCCGCGCTGGAGGGTGAGCGCGATGTCGGGCTCGAGGCGCTGCGCGCCGTCGCGCCGCTGGCGCTGCGCCACCGGCTGCGCCGCAACCCGCTCGACGATGCGGGCTCGGGCGTGCGGGTCGAGCGCGCGCTGGCCGAGGTGATGCCGCCGGAGGCCGTGGCGTCGTGA
- a CDS encoding magnesium chelatase subunit D — translation MNAEAPRTVSEAWRAAARAAALVAVDPVGLGGAALRAGPGPVRDRWLALLRHLLPEGAPFRRAPAGIDDDRLLGGLDLVATLQAGRPVIGRGILAEADGGIVVLPMAERLPGPVAGRLAGVLDGRAVRLEREGLAATLETHIGVVALDEGHEEDERPPDAILDRLAFLIDLTEISFRETGDPGLDPAAIAAARARLPDVSVSDARLEALCGAAASVAIASLRAPLLALRAARALAALDGRLEASDEDVSEAFRLVLAPRARAFPPAPSEEDEAPPQDEPPPPQDEPQDEDRSENDADEPDEQDAPEAETEERPLTAEELQNLVLEAAQAILPEDLLAQLRAGISGMKTSRVRGETKSRARAGVSGRPAGSRPGEPKRGARLDLVSTLRAAAPWQPLRRRGAPASDGPRVAVRREDFRVGVRKPTIRRTTIFAVDASGSSALARLAEAKGAVELLLAECYVRRDRVALVAFRNREAELVLEPTRSLARAKKALAGLAGGGATPLARGIDAALAAADAVRRKGEDPALVLLTDGKTNIGRSGEPGREAAREDALAAAREARAHGVAALVVDISRAGQPLAQEIAAAMGARYLALPYADAATLSSAVTAALPARAG, via the coding sequence GTGAACGCGGAGGCGCCGCGGACCGTCTCGGAGGCCTGGCGCGCCGCGGCGCGCGCGGCGGCGCTCGTCGCCGTCGACCCCGTGGGGCTCGGCGGCGCGGCTCTGCGCGCGGGGCCCGGCCCGGTGCGCGACCGCTGGCTCGCGCTGCTGCGCCATCTCCTGCCCGAGGGCGCGCCGTTCCGAAGGGCGCCGGCCGGCATCGACGACGACCGTCTGCTCGGCGGGCTCGACCTCGTCGCGACGCTGCAGGCCGGGCGGCCGGTGATCGGGCGCGGCATCCTCGCCGAGGCCGACGGCGGCATCGTCGTCCTGCCCATGGCCGAGCGCCTGCCCGGTCCCGTGGCCGGTCGGCTCGCCGGCGTGCTCGACGGCCGCGCCGTACGGCTGGAGCGCGAGGGTCTCGCGGCGACGCTCGAGACGCATATCGGCGTCGTCGCCCTCGACGAGGGCCACGAGGAGGACGAGCGCCCGCCGGACGCGATCCTCGACCGGCTCGCCTTCCTGATCGACCTGACCGAGATCTCCTTCCGCGAGACCGGCGATCCCGGGCTCGACCCCGCCGCGATCGCGGCGGCGCGGGCGCGGCTGCCGGACGTGAGCGTCTCGGACGCCCGGCTGGAGGCCCTGTGCGGCGCGGCCGCCTCGGTGGCCATCGCCTCGCTGCGCGCGCCCCTGCTGGCCCTGCGCGCCGCGCGCGCCCTCGCGGCCCTCGACGGGCGTCTGGAGGCGAGCGACGAGGACGTCTCGGAGGCCTTCCGTCTGGTGCTCGCCCCGCGCGCCCGCGCCTTTCCGCCCGCCCCGTCGGAGGAGGACGAGGCGCCGCCACAGGACGAGCCCCCTCCCCCGCAGGACGAGCCGCAGGACGAGGACCGCTCCGAGAACGACGCGGACGAGCCCGACGAGCAGGACGCCCCGGAGGCGGAGACCGAGGAGCGCCCGCTCACGGCGGAGGAATTGCAGAACCTCGTGCTCGAGGCGGCGCAGGCGATCCTGCCCGAGGACCTCCTCGCCCAGCTGCGCGCCGGGATCTCCGGCATGAAGACCTCCCGCGTGCGCGGCGAGACGAAATCCCGCGCCCGGGCGGGCGTCTCGGGGCGGCCGGCGGGCTCGCGCCCCGGCGAGCCGAAGCGCGGGGCGCGGCTCGACCTCGTCTCGACCCTGCGCGCCGCCGCGCCCTGGCAGCCGCTGAGGAGGCGCGGCGCCCCCGCCTCGGACGGGCCGCGCGTCGCCGTGCGCCGCGAGGATTTTCGCGTCGGCGTGAGGAAGCCGACCATCCGGCGCACCACGATCTTCGCGGTGGACGCGTCCGGCTCCTCCGCGCTGGCCCGCCTCGCCGAGGCGAAGGGGGCGGTCGAGCTGCTCCTCGCCGAATGCTACGTGCGGCGTGACCGCGTCGCCCTCGTCGCCTTCCGCAATCGCGAGGCCGAGCTCGTGCTGGAGCCGACGCGCTCCCTCGCCCGCGCCAAGAAGGCGCTCGCCGGCCTCGCCGGCGGGGGCGCGACGCCGCTCGCGCGCGGCATCGACGCGGCGCTCGCCGCCGCCGACGCCGTGCGGCGCAAGGGCGAGGACCCGGCGCTCGTCCTCCTCACCGACGGCAAGACCAATATCGGCCGCTCCGGCGAGCCCGGCCGCGAGGCGGCGCGGGAGGACGCGCTCGCCGCCGCCCGGGAGGCGCGGGCGCACGGGGTCGCGGCGCTCGTCGTCGACATCTCGCGGGCCGGCCAGCCGCTGGCGCAGGAGATCGCCGCCGCCATGGGCGCGCGCTATCTCGCCCTGCCCTATGCCGACGCCGCGACCCTGTCCTCCGCGGTCACCGCCGCGCTGCCGGCGCGCGCGGGCTGA
- the bchO gene encoding alpha/beta fold hydrolase BchO, protein MGRRLDWSRDGRDWPNRETSTFVRAAGFTWHVQRMGDPARPTLFLAHGTAASTHSWRDLAPILAAEFDVIACDLPGHGFTEPMAHGRPSLPGMARGLADLLAALEAAPALVVGHSAGAALLIRMALDRLIHPAGVVSLNGALTPFDGLAGRFFSPLAKLLALNPFVPRFVSASASDRAGVERLIRNTGSSIDAQGVELYRRLVADPGHVHGALAMMAHWDLDRLIEDLPRLATPLLLVVGDRDKAVPPEDARRVRRLARHATLETMKGAGHLAHEERPEETAGLIRAYAAGLGVACGG, encoded by the coding sequence ATGGGCCGGCGCCTCGACTGGTCGCGGGACGGGCGCGACTGGCCCAATCGCGAGACGTCGACCTTCGTGCGCGCGGCGGGGTTTACGTGGCACGTGCAGCGGATGGGCGATCCTGCGCGCCCCACCCTCTTCCTCGCCCACGGCACGGCGGCCTCGACCCATTCCTGGCGCGATCTCGCGCCGATCCTCGCCGCCGAGTTCGACGTGATCGCCTGCGATCTTCCCGGCCACGGCTTCACCGAGCCGATGGCGCACGGGCGCCCGAGCCTGCCCGGCATGGCGCGCGGGCTCGCCGACCTCCTCGCCGCGCTGGAGGCGGCGCCCGCCCTCGTCGTCGGCCATTCGGCGGGCGCGGCGCTCCTGATCCGCATGGCGCTCGACCGGCTGATCCATCCGGCGGGGGTCGTCTCGCTCAACGGCGCGCTGACGCCCTTCGACGGCCTCGCGGGGCGCTTCTTCTCGCCGCTGGCGAAGCTGCTGGCGCTCAACCCGTTCGTGCCGCGCTTCGTCTCGGCGAGCGCCTCGGACCGGGCCGGGGTCGAGCGGCTGATCCGCAACACCGGCTCCAGCATCGATGCGCAGGGGGTGGAGCTCTACCGCCGCCTCGTGGCCGATCCGGGCCACGTCCACGGGGCGCTGGCGATGATGGCGCATTGGGACCTCGACCGGCTGATCGAGGACCTCCCCCGGCTCGCGACGCCGCTCCTGCTGGTCGTCGGCGACCGCGACAAGGCGGTCCCGCCCGAGGACGCGCGCCGCGTGCGCCGCCTCGCCCGCCACGCCACGCTCGAGACGATGAAGGGCGCGGGGCATCTGGCGCACGAGGAGCGCCCGGAGGAGACGGCCGGGTTGATCCGCGCCTACGCGGCCGGCCTCGGGGTTGCCTGCGGGGGGTGA
- a CDS encoding MarR family transcriptional regulator: protein MGEIGLSSFAPYLLNRIAARWNADMAEALRAFDMTTTKMRVLAVLSISSGLTVNDLSVFAVTEQSTMSRTLDALEEQGFIRRRPREGDLRVREIFITEQGRAAFDEVWPMMYDKFSDMFEGVDAAEYQAFVSTLHKVLANVRKHDL from the coding sequence ATGGGCGAGATCGGCCTCTCCTCGTTCGCGCCCTACCTCCTCAACCGCATCGCCGCGCGCTGGAACGCGGACATGGCGGAGGCCTTGCGCGCCTTCGACATGACGACCACCAAGATGCGGGTGCTGGCGGTGCTGTCGATCTCCTCGGGGCTGACCGTCAACGACCTCTCGGTCTTCGCCGTCACCGAGCAGTCGACCATGAGCCGCACGCTCGACGCCCTCGAGGAGCAGGGCTTCATCCGCCGCCGCCCCCGCGAGGGCGACCTGCGCGTGCGCGAGATCTTCATCACGGAGCAGGGCCGCGCCGCCTTCGACGAGGTCTGGCCGATGATGTACGACAAGTTCTCCGACATGTTCGAGGGCGTCGACGCGGCCGAGTACCAGGCCTTCGTCTCCACCCTCCACAAGGTCCTGGCCAACGTGCGCAAGCACGACCTGTGA
- a CDS encoding NAD(P)/FAD-dependent oxidoreductase — protein sequence MSDPDHIVVGAGINGLVCASLLALKGRRVLVLDRNPRIGGCIRTEEATLPGFVHDVFATTFVLFTLSPAYETLGPQLEKRGLAFANSNAPTGVLLPDGRHAILGRDRAANVAMLDALGPGDGASFDAQMNRLGENAPFLFSMLGGSLWSRQMAGVLAREAWRRGPRALAAFFGTALESARAHLESRYSSEVSRALLAPWVLHVGLGPESAYSGQMAKVVAFSLEAAGAPIVKGGAGSILDAFARLIGDHGGAIRESSEVERILVENGRAAGVRLTDGTVLRAAKGVIASVTPHQLYERLLDPEHVPDAVREGLKDYRYGKGNMQIHYALDRPPVWRDGADLGKVALLHLTPGLDGVSRAVNEAERGLLPAEATICVGQPTALDPSRAPDGKAILWLQLPEAPRTIRGDAAGEIETPADGVWTEAVREAYADRIEARLARHIEGFRESVLGRRVHSPADLEAANPNLVGGDPYGGSCALDQFFLWRPLKGSVNHKTCIPGLHHIGASTHPGPGLGGGSGYLVASSL from the coding sequence ATGAGCGACCCCGACCACATCGTCGTCGGCGCGGGCATCAACGGCCTCGTCTGCGCCTCGCTGCTCGCCCTGAAGGGCCGGCGCGTGCTCGTCCTCGACCGCAACCCGCGCATCGGCGGCTGCATCCGCACCGAGGAGGCGACGCTCCCCGGCTTCGTCCACGACGTCTTCGCCACCACCTTCGTGCTGTTCACGCTCTCGCCGGCCTACGAGACGCTCGGGCCGCAGCTCGAGAAGCGCGGCCTCGCCTTCGCCAATTCGAACGCGCCGACGGGCGTGCTCCTGCCCGACGGCCGCCACGCGATCCTCGGGCGCGACCGCGCGGCGAACGTCGCCATGCTCGACGCGCTGGGCCCTGGCGACGGCGCCTCCTTCGACGCGCAGATGAACCGGCTCGGCGAGAACGCGCCCTTCCTGTTCTCCATGCTGGGCGGGTCGCTCTGGTCGCGGCAGATGGCCGGCGTTCTCGCCAGGGAGGCCTGGCGGCGCGGGCCCCGCGCGCTCGCCGCCTTCTTCGGCACGGCGCTCGAGAGCGCGCGGGCGCATCTCGAGAGCCGCTACTCCTCCGAGGTGAGCCGGGCGCTCCTCGCGCCCTGGGTGCTGCATGTGGGGCTCGGGCCCGAGAGCGCCTATTCCGGGCAGATGGCCAAGGTCGTCGCCTTCTCGCTCGAGGCCGCCGGCGCGCCGATCGTGAAGGGCGGCGCCGGGAGCATCCTCGACGCCTTCGCCCGGCTGATCGGCGACCATGGCGGCGCGATCCGCGAGAGTTCCGAGGTCGAGCGCATCCTCGTCGAGAACGGCCGCGCCGCCGGCGTGCGCCTGACCGACGGCACGGTCCTGCGCGCCGCCAAGGGCGTCATCGCCTCCGTCACGCCCCACCAGCTCTACGAGCGCCTGCTCGACCCGGAGCACGTGCCGGACGCCGTTCGCGAGGGCCTGAAGGACTATCGCTACGGCAAGGGCAACATGCAGATCCACTACGCGCTCGACCGCCCGCCCGTCTGGCGGGACGGCGCGGACCTCGGCAAGGTGGCGCTCCTCCACCTCACGCCGGGCCTCGACGGCGTCTCCCGCGCCGTCAACGAGGCGGAGCGGGGCCTCCTCCCCGCCGAGGCGACGATCTGCGTCGGCCAGCCCACCGCGCTCGACCCGTCCCGCGCGCCGGACGGCAAGGCCATTCTCTGGCTCCAGCTCCCCGAGGCGCCGCGCACCATCCGGGGGGACGCCGCGGGCGAGATCGAGACGCCCGCCGACGGGGTCTGGACCGAGGCGGTGCGCGAGGCCTATGCCGACCGTATCGAGGCGCGGCTCGCCCGCCACATCGAGGGCTTCCGCGAGAGCGTGCTCGGCCGGCGGGTCCATTCCCCGGCGGACCTCGAGGCGGCGAACCCGAACCTCGTCGGCGGCGACCCCTACGGCGGCTCCTGCGCCCTCGACCAGTTCTTCCTCTGGCGCCCCTTGAAGGGGAGCGTCAACCACAAGACCTGTATCCCCGGGCTCCACCATATCGGCGCCTCGACCCATCCCGGGCCCGGGCTCGGCGGGGGATCGGGCTACCTCGTCGCCTCGTCGCTCTGA
- a CDS encoding cyclase family protein, which translates to MTAQQTLTDMAAGLASGAITVVDLSAPLGPETPVLYLPPEIGVNTPNVEMHEISWYNDKGPYWAWRWLKLGEHTGTHFDAPIHWISGKDHADGSTDTIPPRNFVGPVNVIDCSKEAAENPDFLLTAEGVKAWEDAHGPIERDSWVLMRTDWHHRNKSSETFLNADENGPHSPGPSVDCIEYLVDKGILGWGTECVGTDAGAAAGMNPPFPAHYLMHQANRYGLASLAHLDKLPPKGAILVAAPLKFVNGTGSPVRVLAFVPA; encoded by the coding sequence ATGACCGCACAACAGACGCTCACCGACATGGCCGCCGGGCTGGCGAGCGGCGCCATCACCGTCGTCGACCTCTCCGCCCCGCTCGGGCCGGAGACGCCGGTGCTCTACCTGCCGCCCGAGATCGGCGTGAACACGCCGAACGTCGAGATGCACGAGATTTCGTGGTACAATGACAAGGGCCCGTACTGGGCCTGGCGCTGGCTCAAGCTCGGCGAGCATACCGGCACCCATTTCGACGCGCCGATCCACTGGATCTCCGGCAAGGACCACGCCGACGGCTCCACCGACACGATCCCGCCGCGCAACTTCGTCGGCCCCGTCAACGTCATCGACTGCTCGAAGGAAGCGGCCGAGAACCCGGACTTCCTCCTCACCGCCGAGGGCGTGAAGGCCTGGGAGGACGCGCACGGGCCGATCGAGCGCGATTCCTGGGTCTTGATGCGCACCGACTGGCATCACCGCAACAAGAGCTCCGAGACCTTCCTCAACGCCGACGAGAACGGCCCGCACTCGCCCGGTCCGTCGGTCGACTGCATCGAGTACCTGGTCGACAAGGGCATCCTGGGCTGGGGCACCGAATGCGTCGGCACCGACGCCGGCGCCGCCGCGGGCATGAACCCGCCCTTCCCCGCGCACTACCTGATGCACCAGGCCAACCGCTACGGCCTCGCCAGCCTCGCGCATCTCGACAAGCTGCCGCCGAAGGGCGCGATCCTCGTCGCGGCGCCGCTGAAGTTCGTCAACGGCACCGGCAGCCCGGTGCGCGTCCTCGCTTTCGTGCCGGCCTGA